Proteins encoded in a region of the Zea mays cultivar B73 chromosome 4, Zm-B73-REFERENCE-NAM-5.0, whole genome shotgun sequence genome:
- the LOC103654764 gene encoding pre-mRNA-splicing factor CWC21 gives MYNGIGLQTARGSGTNGYAQSNTFFVKPRPRSTTSGGGPGRPHRPLPPDAAGADGGGMRKPNKEILEHDRKRQVELKLLVLRDALEEHGYTEDEIEERVAEARKAAEAEAAAAVAAEEAGSGRGAGRPPLPVRGYGSVGVF, from the coding sequence ATGTACAACGGCATCGGGCTGCAGACCGCGCGGGGGTCGGGCACCAACGGTTACGCGCAGAGCAACACGTTCTTCGTCAAGCCCCGCCCCCGCTCCACCACATCCGGCGGGGGTCCGGGCAGGCCCCACAGGCCGCTGCCCCCCGACGCCGCCGGCGCGGATGGCGGCGGGATGCGAAAGCCCAACAAGGAGATCCTCGAGCACGACCGCAAGCGCCAAGTCGAGCTCAAGCTGCTCGTGCTCAGGGACGCGCTCGAGGAGCACGGCTACACCGAAGACGAGATCGAGGAGCGCGTCGCGGAGGCGCGCAAGGCCGCGGAGGCAGAGGCGGCCGCGGCCGTGGCAGCGGAGGAGGCAGGGAGCGGTCGTGGCGCCGGGCGACCGCCTCTGCCCGTGAGAGGGTATGGATCTGTCGGCGTCTTTTAG
- the LOC100277529 gene encoding uncharacterized protein LOC100277529, with product MYNVTASDCRPRGGRAPTGTRRATRSSSSPAPHPAGVRADTTGRCPSTPPAPMAAGCASPTRRSSSTTASAKSSSSCSCSGTRSRSTATPKTRSRSASRRRARQRRR from the coding sequence ATGTACAACGTAACGGCATCGGACTGCAGACCGCGCGGGGGTCGGGCACCAACGGGTACGCGCAGAGCAACACGTTCTTCGTCAAGCCCCGCTCCACATCCGGCGGGGGTCCGGGCGGACACCACAGGCCGCTGCCCCTCGACGCCGCCGGCGCCGATGGCGGCGGGATGCGCAAGCCCAACAAGGAGATCCTCGAGCACGACCGCAAGCGCCAAGTCGAGCTCAAGCTGCTCGTGCTCAGGGACGCGCTCGAGGAGCACGGCTACACCGAAGACGAGATCGAGGAGCGCGTCGCGGAGGCGCGCAAGGCAGCGGAGGAGGTAG